The Mycobacterium paragordonae genome includes a region encoding these proteins:
- a CDS encoding TldD/PmbA family protein: protein MTANRGIDADFLDLPRRQLADAALSAARAAGASYADLRIHRISTEIILLRDGELETAVLSRDIGLAVRVIVAGTWGFASHAELSPEAAVRTARHAVQVATLLAALNTEQVRLAPEPVYADAMWASDYEIDPFGVPASEKISVLEDYSRRLLDADGVDHVSATLNAAKEQIFYADTFGSSITQQRVRLQPQLDAVTVNAKAGNFESMRTLAPPAARGWELVAGDDIWNWSAELAELPDLLYEKVHAPSVVPGPTDLVIDPSNLWLTIHESIGHATEYDRAIGYEAAYAGTSFATPDKLGSMQYGSPVMNVTADRTVEYGLATVGYDDEGVAAQSWDLVRDGVFVGYQLDRVFAPRLGEPRSNGCSYADSAHHVPIQRMANVSLQPGPEDLSTEDLISRIDDGIYIVGDKSWSIDMQRYNFQFTGQRFYRIRDGRLYGQLRDVAYQATTTDFWNAMEAVGGQSTWRLGGALNCGKAQPGQIAPVSHGCPSALFRGINVLNTRTEGGR, encoded by the coding sequence GTGACAGCGAACCGGGGAATCGACGCCGACTTCCTTGACCTGCCGCGCCGCCAGTTGGCCGACGCCGCGTTGTCCGCGGCGAGGGCGGCCGGAGCCAGTTATGCAGACCTGCGGATTCACCGCATCAGCACCGAGATCATCCTGCTGCGCGACGGCGAGCTCGAGACGGCCGTGCTGTCCCGCGACATCGGGCTGGCGGTGCGGGTGATCGTGGCGGGCACGTGGGGCTTTGCCTCCCATGCCGAGTTGTCGCCGGAGGCGGCGGTTCGAACTGCGCGGCACGCCGTGCAGGTGGCCACCCTCCTGGCGGCGCTGAACACCGAACAGGTCAGGCTCGCACCCGAGCCGGTGTACGCCGACGCGATGTGGGCTTCGGACTACGAGATCGACCCGTTCGGGGTTCCGGCGTCGGAGAAGATCAGCGTGCTGGAGGACTACTCCCGGCGGCTGCTGGACGCCGACGGTGTCGACCACGTGTCGGCCACCCTGAACGCCGCCAAGGAACAGATCTTCTACGCCGACACCTTCGGATCCTCGATCACCCAGCAGCGGGTGCGGCTGCAGCCTCAACTCGACGCGGTGACCGTCAACGCCAAGGCGGGCAACTTCGAGTCGATGCGGACGCTGGCGCCACCGGCCGCACGGGGCTGGGAGCTCGTGGCCGGCGACGACATCTGGAATTGGTCGGCTGAGCTTGCGGAGCTGCCGGACCTGCTCTACGAGAAGGTGCACGCGCCGTCGGTGGTGCCGGGCCCCACGGACCTGGTGATCGACCCTTCCAATCTGTGGCTGACCATCCACGAATCCATCGGCCACGCAACCGAATACGATCGCGCGATCGGTTATGAGGCCGCCTACGCGGGGACGTCGTTCGCCACCCCCGACAAACTGGGCAGCATGCAGTACGGCTCGCCGGTTATGAATGTGACCGCCGACCGCACCGTCGAATACGGCTTGGCCACAGTGGGTTACGACGATGAAGGGGTCGCCGCGCAAAGCTGGGACCTGGTGCGCGACGGGGTGTTCGTCGGCTATCAACTCGACCGGGTGTTCGCGCCGCGACTGGGGGAACCGCGCTCCAACGGGTGCTCCTATGCCGACTCGGCCCACCACGTGCCGATCCAGCGGATGGCCAACGTGTCGCTGCAGCCGGGACCGGAGGATCTGAGCACCGAGGATCTGATCAGCCGGATCGACGATGGCATCTACATCGTCGGCGACAAGTCGTGGTCGATTGACATGCAGCGCTACAACTTTCAGTTCACCGGGCAGCGTTTCTACCGCATCCGCGACGGCCGCCTCTACGGGCAGTTGCGCGACGTGGCCTACCAGGCGACCACCACCGACTTCTGGAATGCGATGGAGGCCGTCGGTGGCCAGTCGACATGGCGACTGGGCGGCGCACTCAATTGCGGCAAGGCCCAACCCGGTCAGATCGCTCCCGTCAGCCACGGCTGCCCGTCGGCGCTGTTCCGCGGCATCAACGTGCTCAACACCCGGACCGAGGGCGGCCGATGA